In Flavivirga abyssicola, the following are encoded in one genomic region:
- a CDS encoding pyridoxal phosphate-dependent decarboxylase family protein, with product MHKIDIELVEMTMDVMKYAIDRLSATQSKIGKPKSEAKLKELVGETITDKGVGGEYAFNLWKKYLMKATVPIDHPRHLAFVPASPTRASIMFDLVTSASSIHGAYWMEGAGGIFCENEAMTWIVSLTGLPNGAFGVFTSGGTAANLSAMVTAREYWRKNDAFKGEKGLIITSIGAHSSIKAMAKVIDVDVLLVDTEDRLHGEELQHTIKGMTKQQRKRLFSVVATGGTTNAGIIDDLEGIANICEKENLWFHVDAAYGGGALAADSVRHLFNGIEKADSITIDPHKWMFSPYDCGAVIYKNPELAKEAHSQEGSYLDIFKDEGADGFNPTDYQIQLTRRVRGLPLWFSLATHGTDRYKEAVERGIELAQIAGRMITENPHVELVRKPSLSCVLYRRIGWKPEDYTNWTYENHRKGFALVTPTKWKKGDTYETVSRFCFINPDTTEKDIKMILDSML from the coding sequence ATGCACAAAATTGATATTGAATTGGTTGAAATGACTATGGATGTCATGAAATATGCCATTGATAGACTTTCTGCAACGCAAAGTAAAATAGGGAAACCAAAAAGTGAAGCCAAACTTAAAGAGCTGGTAGGGGAAACGATTACTGATAAAGGCGTTGGGGGTGAGTATGCTTTTAATTTGTGGAAAAAATATTTAATGAAAGCGACAGTGCCTATAGATCATCCAAGGCATTTAGCATTTGTACCTGCATCACCAACTAGAGCATCCATTATGTTCGATTTGGTAACCTCTGCTTCTAGCATTCATGGGGCTTATTGGATGGAAGGTGCAGGTGGTATTTTCTGTGAAAATGAAGCTATGACATGGATTGTATCTTTAACAGGCTTGCCAAATGGTGCATTTGGTGTTTTTACGAGTGGGGGTACGGCAGCAAATCTTTCCGCTATGGTTACCGCCAGAGAATATTGGAGAAAAAATGATGCTTTTAAAGGAGAAAAAGGACTTATTATTACTTCTATAGGAGCGCATTCTTCCATAAAAGCTATGGCAAAGGTTATAGATGTGGATGTGTTATTGGTAGATACGGAAGATAGATTGCATGGAGAAGAATTACAGCATACTATTAAAGGTATGACCAAACAACAACGTAAGCGGTTATTTTCTGTGGTAGCAACAGGTGGGACAACCAATGCTGGTATTATTGATGATTTAGAAGGTATCGCCAATATTTGCGAAAAAGAGAATTTATGGTTTCATGTGGATGCGGCTTATGGTGGAGGAGCCTTAGCGGCTGACTCTGTTAGACATTTGTTCAACGGTATTGAAAAGGCAGATAGTATTACCATAGATCCACATAAATGGATGTTTTCTCCTTATGATTGCGGTGCTGTTATTTATAAAAACCCGGAATTAGCTAAGGAAGCACATTCACAAGAAGGATCGTATCTCGATATTTTTAAAGATGAAGGGGCTGATGGTTTTAATCCAACCGATTACCAAATACAATTAACGCGTCGCGTAAGAGGGTTGCCTTTATGGTTTTCGTTGGCTACTCATGGAACAGACCGATATAAAGAAGCCGTAGAGCGAGGTATCGAACTGGCCCAAATAGCAGGTAGGATGATTACTGAAAATCCTCATGTAGAACTCGTTCGAAAACCAAGCTTATCGTGTGTATTATATAGAAGAATAGGATGGAAGCCAGAAGATTACACGAATTGGACTTATGAAAATCATCGAAAAGGTTTTGCATTAGTAACGCCAACTAAATGGAAAAAAGGGGATACTTATGAAACTGTTTCAAGATTCTGCTTTATTAACCCTGACACTACAGAAAAGGATATAAAGATGATCTTGGATTCTATGTTATAG
- a CDS encoding IS4 family transposase — protein sequence MRKKVSVHSLLKLIGNDFLTSLALETGTNYKSKKLQGEVVFKLLLMSLLDDKKISLRLMEKTFSNNLFKLYSGIEKGQTIRHSSLSERISVINSEYFERIHAHVYELSEQYFDTEQEPYNIRQFDSTSLSLSAKLLKKGMVNGLKNKKGEHGKKQIKFTVGLTNNLPSNIRFYNEQKHLAEDLTLREAILNANIKGTEVVVFDRGLKKRTTFQEFNQLDIFFVTRINPTKSIKVIEQNRLGNSIETDTLNIFSDERVYLYHQNKSLLKKPFRLIRSHSKQTREELLFLTNIEDLNADDVTEIYKRRWDIEVFFKFIKQHLHFKHLVNQSENGIKVMMYMTMIVGILLLLYKKLNNVKSYKIAKYEFTEELNMEIIREIVVICEGDPRKSDIFDTS from the coding sequence ATGAGAAAAAAAGTTAGTGTTCACAGTTTATTAAAACTAATAGGCAATGATTTTTTAACGTCTTTGGCCTTGGAGACGGGTACAAACTATAAATCAAAAAAGTTACAAGGCGAAGTTGTTTTCAAATTATTGCTGATGTCCCTTTTAGACGATAAAAAGATCAGTTTGCGTCTCATGGAGAAAACATTTTCCAACAACCTATTCAAGCTTTATTCTGGAATAGAAAAAGGTCAGACCATTAGGCACAGTAGCTTGTCAGAGCGTATTTCCGTTATAAACTCAGAGTATTTCGAAAGGATACATGCCCATGTTTATGAGCTTTCCGAACAATACTTTGATACAGAACAGGAGCCCTACAATATTCGCCAATTTGATTCAACAAGCCTGTCCCTTTCTGCCAAACTATTAAAAAAAGGGATGGTCAACGGGCTGAAGAACAAGAAAGGTGAGCATGGCAAGAAACAGATAAAATTCACTGTTGGCCTGACCAACAACCTGCCGAGCAATATTCGTTTTTATAACGAACAGAAGCACTTAGCAGAAGACCTGACCTTACGTGAAGCGATTCTTAATGCCAATATCAAGGGTACAGAGGTAGTCGTTTTTGATAGAGGTTTAAAGAAAAGAACAACGTTTCAAGAATTCAACCAGTTGGACATCTTCTTTGTCACAAGAATAAACCCGACAAAGAGTATAAAGGTCATTGAGCAAAATAGGTTGGGAAACAGTATTGAGACCGATACTCTAAATATCTTTAGTGATGAGAGGGTATACTTGTACCATCAGAACAAATCACTTTTAAAGAAACCCTTCAGGCTTATAAGGTCACATTCAAAGCAGACAAGGGAAGAGTTACTGTTCCTGACTAATATAGAAGATTTAAATGCGGATGATGTTACCGAGATTTATAAAAGACGTTGGGACATTGAAGTGTTCTTTAAGTTCATAAAGCAGCACTTGCATTTTAAGCATCTTGTCAACCAAAGTGAAAACGGAATCAAGGTCATGATGTATATGACCATGATTGTTGGGATACTTTTATTGCTTTACAAAAAACTAAACAATGTAAAGAGTTATAAAATAGCTAAATACGAATTTACCGAGGAACTAAATATGGAAATAATAAGAGAAATAGTAGTGATTTGCGAGGGAGATCCACGCAAATCTGATATATTTGATACCTCTTAA
- the bshC gene encoding bacillithiol biosynthesis cysteine-adding enzyme BshC, with amino-acid sequence MQQKSIPFHKTGYFSSLICDYLAEKENLSQFYNRFPSVENFKSQIEEKRGAFKVQSRTVLTHAIQNQYNNLETSEQTLQNIESLLLENTFTITTGHQLNLFTGPLYFLYKIVSAINLSKELKETYPEYNFVPVYWMATEDHDFDEINYFNFKGRKVQWNRASEGAVGELSLEGLEDVFNLYSKALGISKNADYLRDLFNNAYLKHTNLADATRYLANALFKDYGLVIIDANDTDLKKQFAPYIEDELLNQTAFKSVSGTNKTLSKAYSIQVNPREINVFYLKENLRERIVFEDDVYKVLNTEINWNKNDMQKELLEHPERFSPNVIMRPLYQEVILPNLCYIGGGGELAYWFQLKQFFNTVDVPFPILLLRNSVLIQTKQQADKLKKLNVSNEDLFLKRDAFINKKVRQISNIDIDFSPQKTHLEAQFKELFALAEQTDKSFIGAVKAQEVKQLKGLEHLEKRLLKAQKKTLADQVSRITGLQEQLFPSQSLQERNTNFSEFYLEYGQELIPNLIKNLEPLKDEFLILNL; translated from the coding sequence ATGCAGCAAAAAAGTATTCCTTTTCATAAAACAGGCTATTTTTCATCATTGATTTGTGATTATTTAGCAGAGAAAGAAAATTTAAGTCAGTTTTACAATCGTTTTCCAAGTGTTGAAAATTTCAAAAGCCAAATAGAAGAGAAACGCGGGGCTTTTAAAGTGCAGTCGAGAACTGTTTTGACTCATGCTATTCAAAATCAATACAATAACTTAGAAACTTCAGAACAAACACTTCAGAATATTGAAAGTTTATTATTAGAAAACACTTTTACAATTACCACAGGGCATCAGCTTAATTTGTTTACAGGACCCTTATACTTTTTATATAAAATAGTTTCTGCAATTAATCTTTCTAAGGAATTAAAGGAAACCTATCCTGAATATAATTTTGTGCCCGTTTATTGGATGGCGACAGAGGATCATGATTTTGATGAGATTAATTATTTCAATTTTAAAGGCAGGAAAGTACAATGGAATAGAGCGTCGGAAGGTGCAGTAGGAGAATTATCGCTAGAAGGCTTAGAAGACGTATTTAATTTATATTCAAAAGCATTAGGAATTAGTAAAAATGCGGATTATTTAAGAGATTTATTTAACAACGCTTACTTAAAGCATACTAATTTGGCAGATGCCACACGTTATTTGGCTAATGCGCTATTTAAAGATTATGGTTTAGTTATAATTGATGCTAATGATACTGATCTAAAAAAACAATTCGCTCCTTATATAGAAGATGAATTGTTGAATCAGACAGCTTTTAAATCTGTTTCAGGAACAAACAAAACCCTTTCTAAAGCATACAGTATTCAAGTGAATCCGAGGGAGATTAATGTATTCTATTTAAAAGAAAATTTACGAGAACGGATCGTTTTTGAAGATGATGTTTATAAAGTATTGAATACAGAAATTAATTGGAACAAGAACGACATGCAAAAGGAACTTTTGGAGCATCCAGAACGATTTTCTCCAAATGTGATTATGCGTCCATTATACCAAGAAGTGATATTACCTAATCTATGCTACATAGGCGGAGGTGGTGAGTTGGCTTATTGGTTTCAATTAAAACAATTCTTTAACACTGTTGATGTTCCATTTCCTATATTGTTATTGCGTAACTCGGTTTTAATACAGACAAAACAACAAGCAGATAAACTAAAAAAGCTAAATGTTTCCAATGAAGATCTCTTTTTAAAACGAGATGCTTTTATCAATAAAAAAGTAAGGCAGATATCGAATATAGATATTGACTTTTCGCCTCAGAAAACACATTTAGAAGCACAATTTAAAGAACTATTCGCCTTGGCAGAGCAAACAGACAAGTCTTTTATTGGCGCAGTAAAAGCACAAGAAGTGAAACAGTTAAAAGGCTTGGAGCATTTAGAAAAAAGATTACTTAAAGCTCAAAAGAAAACCTTGGCAGATCAAGTGTCCAGAATAACCGGGTTGCAAGAACAATTGTTCCCTAGTCAAAGTTTACAAGAACGAAATACTAATTTCTCTGAGTTTTATTTAGAATATGGTCAGGAACTCATTCCTAATCTTATAAAAAATCTAGAGCCTTTAAAAGATGAATTCTTAATACTAAATCTTTAA